One Fundidesulfovibrio putealis DSM 16056 DNA segment encodes these proteins:
- a CDS encoding amidohydrolase family protein, whose protein sequence is MLHRHVLAGFSALLIPLVLPVLPVLPVLAETTPKPLSQDAQVLVQRAFDDLGGRQPVDYHVHILGLGAAGTGAYASPRLLSWNHPLPRLKARTIFRSSGVTDEAQADPQYLARLLDLARQFPDSPKLAILAFDYHYAKDGSIDYARSEFHIPDEYVLQLAARHPERFIPVASVHPYDPQALHRLEACARAGITLVKWLPNAQGMDPSDPDIDSFYRAMARHGMALLCHTGLESSVRSDAQRLGNPLLLRRPLDLGVTVIMAHAGNRGMSDDLDNPGKKARNFDLFLRMMDDPAYRDHLYADISMLTQTLRNPRDLTTLLARADLHHRLVNGSDYPLPAIDVIIQPRLLQQYGFISASERRSLTEIYRHNPLLFDLVLKRTLRHPETGAQFPPEMFVAHPGLARNSIHEPIHVHTAEGK, encoded by the coding sequence ATGCTGCACCGACACGTCCTCGCAGGATTTTCAGCCCTTCTGATTCCCCTGGTCCTGCCGGTTCTGCCCGTTCTGCCCGTTCTGGCAGAGACCACGCCCAAACCGCTCAGCCAGGACGCACAAGTCCTGGTCCAGCGGGCCTTTGACGATCTGGGCGGACGCCAACCCGTGGACTACCATGTCCATATCCTGGGCCTTGGGGCCGCAGGCACCGGCGCGTATGCCAGCCCCAGGCTCCTCAGCTGGAACCACCCGCTGCCGCGCCTCAAGGCCAGGACCATCTTCAGAAGCTCAGGCGTAACCGACGAGGCCCAGGCCGACCCGCAATACCTTGCCCGCCTGCTGGACCTGGCGCGGCAATTCCCGGATTCCCCGAAGCTGGCCATCCTGGCCTTCGACTACCACTACGCCAAGGACGGCTCCATCGATTACGCCAGGAGCGAATTCCACATCCCCGACGAGTACGTCCTGCAACTGGCCGCGCGCCACCCCGAGCGCTTCATCCCCGTGGCCTCTGTGCACCCCTATGACCCGCAGGCCCTGCACAGGCTCGAGGCGTGCGCCAGGGCCGGGATCACCCTGGTGAAATGGCTGCCCAACGCCCAGGGCATGGACCCGTCCGACCCGGACATCGACTCGTTCTACCGGGCCATGGCCCGCCACGGCATGGCCCTGTTGTGCCACACGGGCCTGGAAAGCTCGGTCCGATCCGATGCCCAGCGCCTGGGCAACCCCCTGCTCCTGCGCCGCCCGCTGGACCTCGGGGTCACGGTCATCATGGCCCACGCAGGCAACCGGGGCATGAGCGACGACCTGGACAACCCGGGCAAAAAGGCCCGCAACTTCGACCTGTTCCTGCGCATGATGGACGATCCCGCATACCGGGACCATCTGTACGCCGACATCTCCATGCTCACCCAGACCCTCAGGAACCCCCGCGATCTGACGACCCTGCTTGCACGCGCAGACCTGCACCACCGTCTGGTCAACGGCAGCGACTACCCCCTGCCCGCCATCGACGTCATCATCCAGCCGCGCCTGCTGCAGCAATACGGATTCATCTCCGCCAGCGAGCGCCGCAGCCTGACCGAAATTTACCGCCACAACCCTTTGCTGTTCGATCTCGTGCTGAAGCGTACCCTGCGCCACCCCGAAACTGGCGCGCAGTTTCCGCCGGAGATGTTCGTTGCGCATCCGGGCCTTGCCAGAAACAGTATCCACGAGCCAATACACGTCCACACCGCCGAGGGGAAATAA
- a CDS encoding acyl-[ACP]--phospholipid O-acyltransferase, translating to MMTGLSAVLFKRRFWPLFVSQFLGAGNDNVFKNAIAILVIYRLGDQSFVAPEVLVSLASGLFILPFFLFSATAGQIADRYEKSGLIRVVKFAEILIAGLGAWSLMVPSIPGMLGVLFLLGVQATFFGPLKYAILPEQLPPDDLVDGNALIESGTFLAILLGTIAGGLLVLQEGGIAAICTLLIVLAVLGFAASLFLPKARPGNPSVAIRPNILKETMQVLALTRKRRDIFLSVLGISWFWLVGVTYLAQFPAFAKDVLHADEHAVTLMLTVFSVGIGLGSFLCTRLLKGEISARHVPFAALGMTFFAFDLWLTGSGIGQGHTDAAILPLFELLAQFSVWRVLADLLLLAVAGGVYIVPLYTILQARSEESERARIIAANNIVNAAFMVASSLAGAGMLALGFTVSEVFLAVAVATLAVAVYICGLLPDALLKGFFAWLLKCLYRVEIKGLENLKAAGEKAVIVVNHVSFLDAVLMAAFLPHKPTFAINSFIARRWWVRPFLSVVDAYPMDPTNAMSTRGLIHAVQAGRTCVIFPEGRITITGALMKIYAGPGMIADKADAPIVPVRIDGAQYTPFSRLKGKVRRRWFPQITISILPPQRFDIPKELKGRARRQKIGMELYDVMSRMMFETSNNRRTLFEALLDARRTHGSGAPAVEDINRKPLSYGRLIAGALALGRRITQGTQPGEAVGLMLPNANAAAAAFFAAQAYGRVPAMLNYTTGARNALSACEAARIRTVVTSRRFIEQAGLLPLAEALAGSVRLVYLEDVRAGMTVLDKLYGLLAGLFAGRLARRFRRSCDDPAVILFTSGSEGTPKGVVLSHANILTNCRQMTARVALSSSDILFNALPIFHSFGLTGGLLLPVLSGVKTFLYPSPLHYRIVPEMVYDTNATIMFGADTFLAGYARVASPYDFYSVRYVFAGAEKVKEETRRAWMDTFGLRILEGYGATETAPVIAVNTPMHFKAGTVGRILPGIEHRLEPVPGVEEGGRLWVKGANVMLGYLRAERPGLLEPPVDGWYDTGDIVSVDESGYVRILGRAKRFAKIAGEMVPLGKVETEIAALWPGHHHAVVALPDGHKGERLLLVTTNGQATRAEILSHLRARGLAELMAPKSILTVGRMPILGTGKTDYVAVQALAAPSADQPVPTADPAA from the coding sequence ATGATGACCGGACTTTCCGCCGTGCTGTTCAAGCGTCGCTTCTGGCCGCTGTTCGTCAGCCAGTTCCTGGGCGCGGGCAACGACAACGTGTTCAAGAACGCCATCGCCATCCTGGTGATCTACCGCCTGGGCGACCAGTCCTTCGTGGCCCCCGAGGTGCTGGTCAGCCTGGCTTCGGGGCTCTTCATCCTGCCGTTCTTCCTGTTCTCGGCCACGGCGGGCCAGATCGCGGATCGTTACGAAAAAAGCGGGCTCATCCGGGTGGTGAAGTTCGCGGAGATTCTCATCGCCGGGCTGGGGGCCTGGTCGCTCATGGTCCCGAGCATCCCCGGCATGCTCGGCGTGCTTTTCCTGCTCGGGGTGCAGGCCACCTTCTTCGGCCCCCTGAAATATGCCATCCTGCCCGAGCAGTTGCCCCCGGACGATCTGGTGGACGGCAACGCCCTCATCGAGAGCGGCACGTTCCTGGCCATCCTGCTGGGAACCATTGCGGGCGGACTGCTGGTGCTGCAGGAGGGCGGCATCGCCGCGATCTGCACGCTGCTGATCGTCCTGGCGGTGCTGGGGTTCGCCGCCAGCCTGTTCCTGCCCAAGGCCCGGCCCGGCAATCCGTCGGTGGCCATCCGACCCAACATCCTCAAAGAGACCATGCAGGTGCTGGCGCTGACCCGCAAACGGCGCGACATCTTCCTGTCGGTGCTGGGCATCTCCTGGTTCTGGCTGGTGGGCGTCACGTACCTCGCGCAGTTCCCGGCCTTCGCCAAGGACGTGCTGCACGCCGACGAGCACGCCGTGACCCTGATGCTCACCGTGTTCTCCGTGGGCATCGGACTTGGCTCCTTCCTGTGCACGCGGCTTCTCAAGGGCGAGATTTCCGCCCGCCACGTCCCGTTCGCGGCCCTGGGCATGACCTTCTTCGCCTTCGACCTGTGGCTGACCGGCTCGGGCATCGGCCAGGGCCATACGGACGCGGCCATCCTGCCCCTGTTTGAGCTTCTGGCGCAGTTTTCGGTGTGGCGAGTCCTGGCCGACCTCCTGCTGCTGGCCGTGGCTGGCGGCGTGTACATCGTGCCCTTGTACACCATCCTCCAGGCGCGCAGCGAGGAGTCCGAACGGGCGCGCATCATCGCCGCCAACAACATCGTGAACGCCGCCTTCATGGTGGCTTCCTCCCTGGCCGGGGCGGGCATGCTGGCCCTCGGGTTCACGGTGTCCGAGGTCTTCCTGGCCGTGGCCGTGGCCACGCTGGCGGTCGCAGTGTACATCTGCGGGCTGCTGCCCGACGCGCTGCTCAAAGGGTTCTTCGCGTGGCTTTTGAAGTGCCTGTACCGGGTCGAGATAAAGGGCCTTGAGAACCTCAAGGCCGCAGGCGAGAAGGCCGTGATCGTGGTCAACCACGTGTCCTTCCTGGACGCGGTGCTCATGGCGGCCTTCCTGCCCCACAAGCCCACCTTCGCCATCAACAGCTTCATCGCGCGCCGCTGGTGGGTCCGCCCCTTCCTGTCCGTGGTGGACGCCTACCCCATGGACCCCACCAACGCCATGTCCACCAGGGGGCTGATCCACGCCGTGCAGGCCGGGCGCACCTGCGTCATCTTCCCCGAGGGGCGCATCACCATCACCGGGGCTTTAATGAAGATCTACGCCGGCCCCGGCATGATCGCGGACAAGGCGGACGCGCCCATCGTTCCGGTGCGCATCGACGGCGCGCAGTACACGCCGTTCTCGCGCCTGAAGGGCAAGGTGCGCCGCCGCTGGTTCCCGCAGATCACCATCTCCATACTCCCGCCGCAGCGCTTCGACATCCCTAAGGAGCTCAAGGGCCGGGCGCGCCGCCAGAAAATCGGCATGGAGCTCTACGACGTCATGTCGCGCATGATGTTCGAGACCTCCAACAACCGGCGCACCCTGTTCGAGGCCCTGCTGGACGCGCGCCGCACCCACGGGTCGGGAGCGCCCGCAGTGGAGGACATCAACCGCAAGCCCCTGTCCTACGGGAGGCTCATCGCGGGAGCCCTGGCCCTTGGCCGCCGGATCACCCAGGGGACGCAACCCGGCGAAGCGGTCGGCCTGATGCTGCCCAACGCCAACGCCGCAGCAGCGGCCTTCTTCGCCGCCCAGGCCTACGGGCGCGTCCCGGCCATGCTGAACTACACCACCGGGGCGCGCAACGCCCTGTCGGCCTGCGAGGCGGCGCGCATCCGCACCGTGGTCACCTCCAGGCGCTTTATCGAGCAGGCCGGGCTCCTGCCCCTGGCCGAGGCGCTGGCGGGCAGCGTGCGGCTGGTCTACCTGGAAGACGTGCGGGCCGGGATGACCGTCCTGGACAAACTCTACGGCCTGCTGGCCGGACTCTTCGCGGGCAGGCTGGCCCGGCGCTTCAGGCGCTCCTGCGACGACCCCGCCGTGATCCTGTTCACTTCCGGGTCGGAAGGCACGCCCAAGGGCGTGGTGCTGTCGCACGCCAACATCCTCACCAACTGCCGGCAGATGACCGCGCGCGTCGCCCTGTCCTCCTCGGACATCCTGTTCAACGCGCTGCCGATCTTCCATTCCTTCGGCCTCACGGGCGGGCTGCTGCTTCCGGTGCTTTCAGGCGTGAAGACGTTCCTCTACCCGTCCCCGCTGCATTACCGGATCGTGCCGGAGATGGTGTACGACACCAACGCCACCATCATGTTCGGCGCGGACACCTTCCTGGCCGGATACGCCCGCGTGGCCTCGCCCTACGACTTCTACAGCGTGCGCTACGTGTTCGCAGGCGCGGAGAAGGTGAAGGAGGAGACCCGGCGCGCCTGGATGGACACCTTCGGCCTGCGCATCCTGGAGGGCTACGGCGCCACCGAAACCGCGCCCGTGATCGCGGTCAACACGCCCATGCACTTCAAGGCGGGAACCGTGGGGCGCATCCTGCCCGGCATCGAGCACCGGCTGGAGCCCGTGCCCGGCGTGGAGGAAGGCGGGCGGCTGTGGGTGAAGGGGGCCAACGTCATGCTCGGGTACCTGCGCGCCGAGCGTCCCGGCCTGCTGGAGCCGCCCGTGGACGGCTGGTACGACACCGGGGACATCGTCTCCGTGGACGAGTCCGGCTACGTGCGCATCCTCGGGCGCGCCAAGCGCTTCGCCAAGATCGCAGGAGAGATGGTCCCGCTCGGCAAGGTGGAGACCGAGATCGCGGCCCTGTGGCCCGGGCATCACCACGCCGTTGTCGCGCTGCCGGACGGGCATAAGGGAGAGCGGCTGCTTCTGGTCACCACCAACGGACAGGCCACGCGCGCGGAGATCCTCTCGCACTTGCGCGCCCGGGGGCTGGCCGAACTGATGGCGCCGAAGTCGATCCTGACGGTGGGCAGGATGCCCATCCTGGGTACCGGGAAGACCGACTACGTGGCGGTGCAGGCGCTGGCCGCACCGTCCGCCGACCAGCCCGTCCCCACGGCCGATCCTGCTGCCTGA
- a CDS encoding TetR/AcrR family transcriptional regulator — translation MARRSDHSREELYDLVLGEARRIVEAEGFRALTARRVAVAVGYSPGTLYNHFKNLDDLVVHLNSRTLEHLDQTLAATRLEGDPEKDILSLALAYFAFVEEHPRLWELLFEYRLGEGSELPEWFTDRITRLLARLAAVLAPLFEPSQTHLVEEAVQVLWASLHGIGSLATSGKLEVVTSRSVFDLTRSLVVHYVGGLKAARRH, via the coding sequence ATGGCTCGCCGATCCGATCATTCGCGCGAGGAGCTCTACGATCTCGTGCTGGGCGAGGCCCGGCGCATCGTGGAGGCCGAGGGTTTTAGGGCCTTGACCGCGCGGCGCGTGGCGGTGGCGGTGGGGTACTCGCCCGGCACGCTCTACAATCATTTCAAGAACCTGGATGATCTGGTGGTGCACCTGAACAGCCGCACGCTGGAGCATCTCGACCAGACCCTGGCCGCGACGCGCCTGGAGGGCGACCCCGAAAAGGACATCCTCTCCCTGGCCCTGGCCTACTTTGCCTTCGTCGAGGAACATCCCCGCCTGTGGGAGCTGCTGTTCGAGTACCGGCTGGGCGAGGGCTCGGAGCTCCCGGAGTGGTTCACGGACAGGATCACCCGGCTTCTGGCGCGTCTCGCGGCGGTGCTGGCCCCGCTGTTTGAGCCATCGCAGACGCATCTGGTGGAGGAGGCGGTACAGGTGCTGTGGGCCAGCCTGCACGGCATCGGGTCCCTGGCCACCAGCGGCAAGCTGGAGGTGGTCACTTCGCGCAGCGTGTTTGACCTGACCCGCTCCCTGGTGGTCCATTACGTGGGGGGCTTGAAGGCCGCCCGCAGGCACTAG